From the genome of Bos javanicus breed banteng chromosome 23, ARS-OSU_banteng_1.0, whole genome shotgun sequence:
ttgccttttctgcACTCTGTGAGCACCGCCATCCTCATTTCTCCACTGTCATTGCAACAGTGCCCTCCTTCATTTCAACACATTGTCAAAATGTATTTCAAGTCCCAAGCTTATAAATTGTTGATTTCATTTTAAATCGGCTGCTTCCTGATGACAACAAAGAGGCTCCTTAATAGCATCGATAGGCTTTTTCCATATGATGACGTGTGGAGctggctggctttattttcttgagaatGGACTTCTCTAGAATACTTGTGAAGCCTGCAGCCTTCCCATTGGAGGTCTTTGCCCTCTCACAGCAGTCTCAGCGGGATGGAAGAATTCAGGACCTGCATTTACTCTATGGACCCGGCTATTCCCCTTGCCTCAGTCTTCTGTTACGAATtaatggttgaatgaatgaaaaaacaaacaagtggctGTGCTTGGCCTTGGAAAGCCACTCTCTTTTCTTATGTCTTTCCTTCTTATGTCTGGATGATCTCTttacctcccccacctccccatttGTATCTTTCTCTTGTCACTCTTCTGGCTCtgttctcttcttcctccatGATGCTATAGTGTGTCcttacatgcatgcacacacacactcacacccaacAGATTTCATACTGCTTAGAGTAGAGCTGGCCTTGAGGAACCAGAACTTCACTGTCCTGAAAGGCAGCTCTCTTGCAGGTGAGCTCCTTTGATGCTCTCAACCAGTGCACTTTCATCTCTGTCAGCAGGCAGCTCTGTCTGGGCCCAGCTTAGCCAGCCGGAAGCCCTAAAATGTTATGAGACTTACCTATAAACAGGGTAAGCATGAAATGTGTTATTCAAAGCTGACACTTTGGAGAGTGGAAGAACATGCTCTGAATAAAGGCACCGGGACCACTCTGGGCAAAACGGAACCTACAGTCACCTCTGCAGTGGGGTGTAAGGGTCCTGACAGCTCTTCTCCCCACCACCAGCACCCCACTCCTCTCCGCATTGTCATCTCTGCTTGTTAGAAGTTCTAGGTTGAGAGTTTTCCCTTAATAACTCTTCTCGGCATCTTGTTTCCTGTCTTGCAACAGTACCCACTCTCCTAGCAGAAGCTCTGCTGATACTTTCAGATCCCCAAGTGCTAGTGCCCTTGGCGGGGCAGCCTGCTGCTTGCTgggcaggagggaagagggggtTGCTCTCCCCTCGTCTCAGCTGTGTTTCTCTCCTACTTCCTACCTTTGTCGCCGCCTTACCTACTCTGGCTGGGTTGTGGAACTATTAGTTACAGACCCAAGAAAACTCAGTTTGGGGACAAGTTTGAGAATTCTTCTGAGGGGTAGACATCAGCAGAGGTGAGCCAGAAGTAACTGTCTGGTCTTGAAACGTGTaagtaaatgaacaaagaaaccaCTTGTCATTGAGTCTTCAGTCTCCCTTCTTTGCTTTCTCACTTCCTTTATCCCTTCTCCCTCTCAAACTCCCTGGACATAAGGAGAGGCCTATATAATTCTAATTCTAAATCTAAGAGCCTTTTGTTCTTaggagaggaaatggaggcactgctgctgctactgctaagtcgcttcagtcgtgtccgactctgtgcgaccctatagacggcagcccaccaggctcccccatccccaggattctccaggcaagaacactggagtgggttgccattcccttctccagtgcgtgaaagtgaaaagttaaagtgaaatcgctcagtcgtgtccgactcttagtgaccccatggactgcagcctaccagggtcctccatcaatgggattttccaggcaagagtactgaagtggggtgccattgccttctctgaatggaggcacagagaagttaaataagttgtctaagatcacacagctagtaagaggtAGAGCTGAAATTCAAACCCAGGAGGTCTGGACTGGTTGTAGAGCCCTGTGCTTTTTTGTGTGGGCGGGGGTGCTGTGCTGGGCacttgttgctgcacaggcttttctctagttgcagcgagtggggactactctctagttgcagtggcttctcttgttgcagggctctacggcactcaggcttcagtagttgctgcatgtgggctcatTTGTGGCTCCTGGCTCTACACcacaggctcattagttgtgacacatgagctcagttgctccatggcatgtgggatcttcctggaccagggatcaaacctgtttctcctgcattggcagagggattctttcccattgagccaccagggaagccccagagcccATTGCTTTTAACCTGTAAGTTATACTGCCTTATCAGAGGGTCTTGGTCTTGGCATACTGCCGCAGTGGGAGACAAGGGAACATATTTTGATTTAGTTAATTTGAGTCAGATCTGAATTTGGATCCATTTGGGGCCTTTCCAGATTTCAGGGAATCCTTTGCTGTTTAGCTCAATCTCAGCAGCATACTGCCAGGTTGGAAGTCCCTGCTTTGTGTGGCATGGGTAGAATAATAAATGAAGTTGCTCCTCCTGTGAGTGACTGAAGGGGAATCTTCTGGGAGCTTAGGATTCTTCATGGCAGGATGTCTCTGCCTTGGTACCTCTGAGGCCCAGacctgggaggcagggagtgAGGTAACATGGAGAATGCCTAAGCTGTGCTTAGACATGCAGACTGTGCCTCCAACAGGCCTGTACTAAAGCAGGCAAGTGTTCCTCAGCCCTCTTCTGGGCCTGGCCCACTTCTCTCCATTTCTGCCCCCGCAGGAGACAAGCTTCTTGAAGGGCAAGTGATCCAGCTTGAGGATGGGACCACTGCATACATTCACCAAGTGACAGTGCAGAAAGGTGAGGGCATCCCAGGACGCCCCTGCCACATGAGCGAGGCCAGGCAGCCTCCACTGAAGGAGCCCTGCTCCCTGACCCCAAGCTCCAGAGAAAGGCAGGCATTGCTCTCATTACAGAGCCTCTTTCCTTTGAGGATGGACAACCCGTGCAGCTGGAAGATGGCAGCATGGCCTACATACACCGCACACCCAAAGGTGGGGTCACAGTCCTCATGACTGGTgagaaggaagggaggcagaACTGGCCGTGGTTGGGGGATAGCATTGTGCACCCTGGGAGCTGGGGCAGAGACATGGAGCCGTGGGCCCCATGCTCACCTGGATTAGCAGGCACCCCTGCCTTTCCTGGCGTGGACCGCAGGAGCAGCTGCTTCTGCCCCTAGGAGCCTGAGCATGGGAGTCCATGGCCTGGGCCTGGCGGCTCTAGCTACAGCACAGCCACAAAGTGTTAAGGCTTTAAATGGGATCCAATAATATCCAAAACCAGGACCACATACTTAAGTCACATTTTTTAAGAATGAAGCTTTTAAGGTACTGAAGAATAATGGTTTATTTCTTCTACAAGTAGTTTTTTGAGCAATTGCATGCCAGGCACTAGGTGTGGAGTATACAAAAGAGAACAGGGTCAGACATAGTCCCTGCTCTCCTAGAATCTAGTGGGGGAAAGGGCTTGAAATGAaccatcatgaactgatcactacaAATGGGGTTCAGACTCAGGGAGGGCTTTTCTGAGAAAGTGACGCTtgggctgggagctggaggaTGGAGTGGGCCTAGCTGGGAAAGAGCAATGGCAAGAAGGGTTCAGTACTCCAGACGGAAGGAACAGCATGTGTGACCCGGAAACgggtggaggtgggcagggagaAAGAAGGGCACATTCATGGAACTGCCAGGAGCTTGAGTCTtggaggggagggcagagtgGGTGAGGTGAAGCCAAACAGAGAGGATGGGCCAGAGCACTGGGGCTGCAGAATAAGGGTTTGGGTTTTTATCCTGAGGCCAATGGACATGGTTGACCTGTTTAGGCTGTTGGGTAACAAGACCACACGTGTGTCCTGCAAAGCTCCCTCTGGATGCTGTGCTGCCTGGAGGGAACTAGATGGGGTGAGGGGCCACCAGTCAGGAGGTTCTCATGGTCATCTCAGCCAAGATGATGGTCCTTTCAGGTCCTCACCAAGCTTGTGTGTTCCCAGTGAGTACTCCATAGGAGACCTCATCCTTAGGAGAGGTGGCCCCAGAGGGAGGGCCAGCCAGGGTGGACCACCAAGGTGAGGGAGCAGGAGAAACCAGAGGCTAAACCCTCCTCGGTATATGTACCTCTCCTTACCTCAACGCCCAGGTCCCAGCCGCATCTCTTGCCCTTGTGCAGCTTCTGGGCTAACCGCATGTTCCCTGCAGAGGGCTATGACCCCAGTGCCCTGGAAGCCGTCCAGCTGGAAGATGGCTCCACCGCCTACATTCACCACCCCGTGGCTGTGCCGTCAGATGGCGCCATCCTGGCTGTGCAGACAGAGGTGGGCCTGGAGGGCCTGGCCGCAGAGGATGACGAGGGCTTCAGTGCGGACACAGTGGTGGCCCTGGAGCAGTATACCAGCAAGGTGAGCTCTCTAGATGACAGGGTTAGTCCTGTGCCTGCACATGACCAGGGCTACTCCCTGTGACCCGCAGCCTGGCTCCCCCGACTCATCTCTCACGGGTCATCTTCTTGGGCAAGAGTCACAGCCCAGCTGGGGCCCGCCAACAGCTGTGTACACTCCCACTTGTTTATGCGTCTCTGCAGAGGGAAGGCAGCTGTAAGAAACAGTGATACCCATACGGTGGGAACTTAGGCCCAGCTTCACTTTGGCTGCACTGTCTGAGAAAACCTTTGCCAGCGACTTTTATTAGTTTTCCAGTTCTCTGAGGTCAGATGttcttgtgtttatttcttttctgcgACTCATTAAGTCATTTGGGAAAATAACCTCTGTAGGCAGTGACGAGAGCAGATGTAGCGGAGCAGCTGGGATTCTTGGAACCCAGGGCTTGCACAGTAGCTCAGCTGCAAAGGAAAAGGATCTTGGCTTTCCAAACATTAGTCAGTCTAGGCTCTCTTTGCCTGGGCCGTGGTCCTGCCTGTAGGGGAAGCCAGTTCAGAGATCTGAGAGCCTTCCAGACCAGGGTCCTCCCTGCCCGGCCGAACTCCAGCGCCTCAGGGTGGATGTAGCAGGGCTTCCTGGAGCGTGCATTTTACCCAGGGGACTGGGGGAGTTGTTTTTATAATTAAACTAGAATGGCTATATCATAGAGGAGAAGAGGAAGTTGAAAAGACACTACAAAACTTCGCAGTAGGCCCCTCTGGGCTatgcccactcccacccccattcTGTAAGGTGTATTTTAGAAGCTTACTGCTGTTGGGAAGACAACCAAGCTTTAACTGTAAGCCCTGAAATCTGTGTGGGCTCTGCCTCTGTCATGTGCTGCCTCAGTCACTCCCCTCCGAGGCCTCAACTTGTTCCCATCTCATATGATGAATTGGGGCCAGATGATCTCAGAGGGTCACTTCTAGCCCTGAAGTTTTTTGATTCCCTCAAGAACCAGTGGGACATGGGAGTGAAATCTGAACGCTTGACAGGGTTCGCCTGCCGAGCAGGCCCAGCCACCTGTGGCCCTCTCCTGCCACCCACCAGCTACTCGAGTGTCCAGGAAACTTTGTCAGCTGCCTGACCCCttgacctggagctgactatacAGACCCGCTGTGGATTTGGCCTCCCTCCTTTGACTCCTGCTCACCACGCCTTCCAGAGTTCAGTTTCAAGAGCTCCTGGGAAGGCCACAGTGTCCCAAAAACAAAGGCTAAGGGACAGTTCCAGCAGGACTCTGCCCAAGAAAGCACAACATTAAGGCTCCCTGAAGCCAGAGGCTGGTGTAGAATGGTTTTTggcaggagagagggaaaggaagggcTTGTCAGTAGCCAGGTGCTACAGGTAGAACTGGGCTTCTGGGAGGACTTGCAGGTCCCTGCCCTGGGCACCTGTGCACTTTGTTGGTTGTGGCCACCTCGCTTCTGGTGAGCCGAGGTGAGCTTGTCCCCATAGCCAGCCCCTTGGCAGTGCCCCTTCCAAACATGGGTTTCCCCAGGGAGGAAGGAATTTCTTCCTATCAGAGGATAAACGTGTCCAGAGCAGCAGCCTCCACGGTCAGAAGGGGGGCAGCTGGCCCTCAGCCCAGCTCGAGTGTGGCCGTTGCGGCCACTCCTCCCCCCGCCCTACCTGCCCATCTAAGAGACGCCCTTTCTCCCCAAGATGTCAGAGCCCCAGTGACATTTAATCGTCTCTCTGTCCATCAGAGCTGGTGGTGACTCCACTGGCCAGCCCTGTTCCTTCTGCAGCAGGCTCAGCATCTGTTCCATCTGTCTAGATCGATCACCCAGGTTGCGCATCTCCCCCTTGGTAGGTTTAACCCTGTTTATTGGGTCTTAAGCTGCCAGCTGGGCCCTGTGTCCTACCTCGTCCCTTCCTTCTTTGAGGAGAATACATATAGGGACCCCAAGATTTTTTCCCCTCAGGTTCTGCATGAGAGCCAGGCTCCTCATAATGGCAAAGGACAACAGGTTGGGGACAGAGCATTCCGCTGCGGCTACAAGGGCTGTGGGCGTCTCTATACCACCGCGCATCACTTAAAGGTAAGGTGGCTGCAAAGAGCTCTCAGCCTTGCTGTCTTCCCAGCAGGCTGCAATCCTGCCTTCCTGCTTTGACTGGAACTGGTCCCTGACCTCAGGTTGCTCATTGCCTCCTGGAAGGAAGAGATGAGTGTACAGGAATGTCAGCACGGGGGGCTGTGACACgcgtgaagagtgcatgagggAAGAGAATCAGGGAAGGCTCCCTGGAGGGGGCATCTCCACTGAAGAGGAAGCAAAATAAAGGAGGTGGCCAATGCTAATATTCTGGGCCCTAAAGAAACCGAAGAGCCCATTCATACCCTCTCACCTCTGAATGACATGGTTGCTTGTCCTCACAGGTGCACGAGAGAGCTCATACCGGTGACCGACCATACAGGTGTGATTTCCCCAGCTGTGGAAAGGCCTTTGCCACAGGTAACCTACCTGGATGGAGACCAAGGTGGACTGCTTCCAGTTGAGGGTAAAGGGCCCTAGATTAGCTCTGAATGTTCCCTCAAGGGAGCCAAGCACCAGGCTGCCTTCCGGAAGAAACTGCTGTCTCAGTGCTCCAGCTGCAGGGCACTATCACTGCAGGAAACCTGTCATGGAGGCAAGAAGCAACCCTGACACAGACCAGTGGGGGGTGCCAGTGGTTGGAGGGCTTGCCTCCCTCTGGACTTCATTTTCCCTCAGTTGAGGCCCTGAGGTCATAGGTTCTCTGGGTCTCCTCTTCCACGGGTTCTGGAATGGTGCCAGCTGGCCCTGGACAGGGCAGGGAGCAGGAACCGCTGCCGCAGCCCCACTTCTGTGCCCAGACAGCGGCAGGACGGAGGCAGACACGGGCGCTTTGTGCCAAAGGAGGCCCGGAGCCTCACGGGGCACACCTTAAGGGAGAGCGCCTCTGCCTTAGGAAGGCAGATGCTAAAGATGAGGCCCCACCCAGTGCTTTTctcacccctccccttcccccggGACAGGATATGGGCTGAAGAGCCACATGCGCACCCACACTGGTGAGAAGCCATACAAGTGCCCAGAGGAGCTGTGCAGCAAGGCCTTCAAGACCTCAGGAGACTTGCAGAAGCACGTCCGGACCCACACTGGTAGGCCGGGCCCTGCCCGCCCAGCCCAGTTAGGGCCTGGCCCCAAGCCTGGGGCTCACCCCGCTCTGCGGGACCCCTTGCTGAGCCGCCCTCACACGTGGGTCTCCACAGGTGAACGCCCCTTCCGGTGCCCCTTCGAGGGCTGTGGCCGCTCCTTCACTACATCTAACATCCGCAAGGTACATGTGCGCACCCACACAGGCGAGCGGCCCTACACCTGCCCCGAGCCCCACTGTGGCCGTGGCTTCACCAGCGCCACCAACTACAAGAATCACGTGCGCATCCACACAGGTGGGCCGGCTGGCATGCGCGGGCCTCCCCCTCTGAGGCCCCAGCCCCTCTACCAAAGGCTTCTGACCTGAGACACCTTCTCAACAGAGGGTCGTTGCAGGCTGGTCCGCGGGCGGGGCACAGGGTCCCGAGGTTCCAGCTGTGCCCCCAGAACCGCTCTTTCACTTGCAGTGAGCGAGCAGTTCCTCCATTACCAGTTGGGGCTGATCTGATGGGCACTGCTGGCCTTGtcagccccctgcccccatctGCACCCACCTGAAATCCGCCCCCTCCAGCGGAGCTCCCAGATAAAGGCCAGGGTCAGGCACAATGGGGAGAGAGCAGAGTGGAATGTCTTCAGCTCCTCACGTCGTCCACTGTCCATGTGACTCCCGTGTATCCTCACCCACCCCAGTGTTACGTCCCTGTCTAGCTTCTGTCATCTCTTGGACGCACGCGTCCCCTCCCTCTGCCGTCATACCTGGCACGTCCCCGTCAGTCATCCCTCTCTGTCTCCTGCTGCTTCTGTTCACAAGGCCCTGGTGCCCCTCACCAGCCCCTTCACTAGCCTCAGCCTTGCCCACCCCCCTGTCTTCTCTCCCCCTTGTCTGCAGGCCCCGTGGTCCCACACTCACTTCCTCTGTCTCTGCCGCTGGCCATCTTCCCCAGCTCTGTCCCTTCAGAGTCCCAGATCCCagtccctcttcctccctctggcTCTCTCTTCACCAACCCTGTCCCTCACTCCTGCTCCCTTAGTTTCCCCCTTGCCAGCCCCAGGTCCCACCCCCCTCACAGCCCAGTGTCCCCAGGGGAGAAGCCATACGTTTGCACCGTGCCAGGCTGCGGGAAGCGCTTCACCGAGTACTCAAGCCTGTATAAGCACCACGTGGTGCACACACACTGCAAGCCCTACACCTGCAGCACCTGCGGCAAGACCTACCGGCAGACCTCCACCCTGGCCATGCACAAGCGCAGCGCCCATGGCGAGCtggaggccacagaggagagcGAGCAGGCCCTTTACGAGCAGCAGCAGCTCGAGGGTGAGGGGCGTGGGCAGGAGGTGAGAGTGGGGACAAGCCAGGTCTCCCCATGACCACCTGGGGGCAGGTGTCAGCCTTGGCTCTCCTTTCCCAGCTGCATCTGCAGCCGAGGAGAGCCCGCCACCCAAGCGTCCCCACATTGCTTACGTGTCAGAGGTGAAGGAAGAGGGCGATGACCTCCCTACCCAAGTGGCTATGGTGACCGAGGAGGACGGGGCCCCCCAGGTGGCTCTGATCACTCAGGATGGTGCCCAGCAGGTACAGGCCGGGGgcgaggggtggggtgggccccTCTGGCTGGtagcccctccctccctctctggggAGCACCAGGTTCTAACAGCCCCATCTTCACCCAGGTTCTCTTTTTCACCCTTCTGGATCTCAAGAGCTGAGGCCGAGGCTCCCAACTCCCTGTAACACAGGCCGCCTGCTCGTGCGTCCAACTCAGTCTCTGGGGCTTCTGGAGCATAGCTAGTAGTTTCCCTTTTTACTTGAAGGCTGACAGGTCCTGTTTGCCTGAGTGAAACACTTGgatgtcctcctccagagaggCATGTTGGTGTATGGGCCAGAGCACGGTGTGGCCTCTGCAAGCCTGGGCTTTCGCGCCAGCAGCATAACCCGGCCTCTGTCTGCACGCTCAGTGTCAAGTGCACCTGTAACTTTCAGAGTTGATGACGAGGGTGAAATTGGGTAGAGACCCTGAATTGCATGGAACAGAGCCCTGAGGCAAAGTGGTGGTGAATAGACGTGGTCAGCAGATTTCTTCCAGTGTAGCCTCTCTTTGCAGCCAGGGCCTGTTTCACTTGCTTGTCCTGATCCCTCCACCCTGTGACAAGAAGCTGATCCTCTAGTCTACCGATAAGCAAACCTGAGAGAGCAGGCTCATCTGCCTGGGGGCTTTCAGACAACCCTCCCCTCCACTCCTGGCTCATCTTCCTCCTTCCCATTGGCAGGTCAGCCTGTCCCCAGAAGACCTGCAGGCCCTGGGGAGCGCCATCAGTATGGTGACCCAGCATGGCAGCACCACCCTCGCCATCCCCAGTCACGACGACACCCTCGCCACCTCTGGCGCCCACACAGTCGCCATGGTCAGCGCCGACGGCACCCAGACGCAGCCCGTACGACCAGGCCGCTTGCTTGGGGTTCTTCCTCTCTTGTCCTTCCTTTCTGTGCGACAGGCCTTAAAAAGTGCGGGCTAAATTAGTCCAGCCTTCTTAGGAGGACCAAGATTCCCACAGATAAAGCGTCTTCCCTACAACTCTGGGTCATCAGCAACTCTCCTTTGTTGACAAGCATTGATCTGAGAGTCAAGAGACAGTTTGCTTGCTGCCGTAGGCATGTTGCATGTTACTTTTCCATGAGCTTTAGTCCATTTTCAAATGAGGGTATTAAATTACCTGTGGGGCCTTTTACATCTCTGTCCTTCTGTGGCTCAAAATTCATAAATTAAGTTGGCTGTAAGTTAAAGAAACATACAGCCCCcacttagagcttccctggtagctcagtcagtagaagaatccgcctgcaatgcaggagacccaggttcaattcctgggttgggaagatcccctggagaaggaaatagcaacccactccagtgttcttgcctggaaaattccatggaaggagaagcctggtgggttatagcgCATGGGGTctcaagttggacacaacttagcgactaaaccaccaccgccacAATCCCCACTTAGCTCTGAGCCCCAAGCTAGCTCATTAATCTGACTCataatgattttattcatttccttctGAGTTGTTCCCAGCCACCTTGCTTGAAGGGATTTTTTTGGATTGGGGGTTGAGAGAATAATGTAAGTAGGTTGGAAAATCTCGTTCTTAATATATGTTTCAGGTCACGATCATCACCTCTGGGACTGTGGTGGCTGAGGACTCAAGTGTAGCATCCCTTCATCATCAACAGGTGGCACTACTGGCCACAGCCAACGGAACCCACATTGCGGTGCAGGTGAGGAGACTGGTGGCTGCAGAAAGAAGCACGAAGGGCAGGGGAACTCGGTGGAGGGAAGAGGACAGCATTCGGGTCTGAAGGTGCCCATTTCAGAGGACAAATCCCTTTCTGCCTGCAGCCACACACCTGTCTCGGGCCCAGGCTCTTCCTTCACTGAGGCAGGGTGGGGAGCCCCTTCTGACCTTCACGGTAACTTTCATGGCATTCTGCCTTGCAGTCTCAACTCTTCATTTCTTCGTGTCcctgttccttcatctggaaaATAAGGGggctgagtcagttcagttcagtcgctcagtcgtgtccgactctttgtgaccccatgaatcgcagcacgccaggcctccctgtccatcaccaactcccggagttcactcagactcacgtccatcgagtcagtgatgccatccagccatctcatcctctgtcgtccccttctcctcctgcccccaattcctcccagcatcagagtcttttccaatgagtcagctcttcacatgaggtggccaaagtactggagtttcagccttagcatcattccttccaaagaaatcccagggctgatctccttcagaatggactggttggatctccttgcagtccaagggactctcaagagtcttctccagcaccacagttcaaaagcatcaattcttcggcactcagccttcttcacagcccaactctcacatccatacatgaccacaggaaaaaccatagccttgactagacggacctttgttggcaaagtaatgtctctgcttttgaatatgctctctaggttggtcataactttccttccaaggagtaagcgtcttttaatttcatggctgcagtcaccatctgcagtgattttggagcccaaaaaaataaagtctgacactttccactgtttccccatctgtttcccatgaagtgatgggactggatgccatgatcttagttttctgaatgttgagctttaagccagctttttcactctcctctttcactttcatcaagaggctttttagttcctcttcactttctgccataaaggtggtgtcatctgcatatctgaggttgatatttctcccagcagtcttgattccagcttgtgcttcttccagcccaggatttctcatgatgtactctgcatataagtgaaataagcagagtgacaatatacagacttgatgtactccttttcctatttggaaccagtctgttgttccatgtccagttctaactgttgcttcctgacctgcatacagatttctcaagaggcagatcaggtggtctggtattcccatctcttgaagaattttccactgttcattgtgatccacacagtcaaaggctttggcatagtcaataaagcagaagtagatgttttttctggaattctcttgctttttcgatgatccagcgcatgttggcaatttggtctctggttgctctgccttttctaaaaccagcttgaacatctggaagttcacggttcacgtattgctggagcctgcttggagaattttgagcattactttactagcgtgtgagatgagtgcaattgtgcggtagtttgagcattctttggcattgcctttctttggaattggaatgaaaactgaccttttccagtcctgtggccactgctgagtgttccaaatttgctggcatattgagtgtggcactttccgagcatcatctttcaggatttggaatagctcaactggaattccatcacctccactagctttgttcgtagtgatgctttctaag
Proteins encoded in this window:
- the ZNF76 gene encoding zinc finger protein 76 isoform X1, whose protein sequence is MESLGLQTVTLSDGTTAYVQQAVKGDKLLEGQVIQLEDGTTAYIHQVTVQKEPLSFEDGQPVQLEDGSMAYIHRTPKEGYDPSALEAVQLEDGSTAYIHHPVAVPSDGAILAVQTEVGLEGLAAEDDEGFSADTVVALEQYTSKVLHESQAPHNGKGQQVGDRAFRCGYKGCGRLYTTAHHLKVHERAHTGDRPYRCDFPSCGKAFATGYGLKSHMRTHTGEKPYKCPEELCSKAFKTSGDLQKHVRTHTGERPFRCPFEGCGRSFTTSNIRKVHVRTHTGERPYTCPEPHCGRGFTSATNYKNHVRIHTGEKPYVCTVPGCGKRFTEYSSLYKHHVVHTHCKPYTCSTCGKTYRQTSTLAMHKRSAHGELEATEESEQALYEQQQLEAASAAEESPPPKRPHIAYVSEVKEEGDDLPTQVAMVTEEDGAPQVALITQDGAQQVSLSPEDLQALGSAISMVTQHGSTTLAIPSHDDTLATSGAHTVAMVSADGTQTQPVTIITSGTVVAEDSSVASLHHQQVALLATANGTHIAVQLEAQQTLEEAISVATAAMQRGAATLETAESESSC
- the ZNF76 gene encoding zinc finger protein 76 isoform X2 encodes the protein MESLGLQTVTLSDGTTAYVQQAVKGDKLLEGQVIQLEDGTTAYIHQVTVQKEPLSFEDGQPVQLEDGSMAYIHRTPKEGYDPSALEAVQLEDGSTAYIHHPVAVPSDGAILAVQTEVGLEGLAAEDDEGFSADTVVALEQYTSKVLHESQAPHNGKGQQVGDRAFRCGYKGCGRLYTTAHHLKVHERAHTGDRPYRCDFPSCGKAFATGYGLKSHMRTHTGEKPYKCPEELCSKAFKTSGDLQKHVRTHTGERPFRCPFEGCGRSFTTSNIRKVHVRTHTGERPYTCPEPHCGRGFTSATNYKNHVRIHTGEKPYVCTVPGCGKRFTEYSSLYKHHVVHTHCKPYTCSTCGKTYRQTSTLAMHKRSAHGELEATEESEQALYEQQQLEAASAAEESPPPKRPHIAYVSEVKEEGDDLPTQVAMVTEEDGAPQVALITQDGAQQVSLSPEDLQALGSAISMVTQHGSTTLAIPSHDDTLATSGAHTVAMVTIITSGTVVAEDSSVASLHHQQVALLATANGTHIAVQLEAQQTLEEAISVATAAMQRGAATLETAESESSC
- the ZNF76 gene encoding zinc finger protein 76 isoform X3 translates to MAYIHRTPKEGYDPSALEAVQLEDGSTAYIHHPVAVPSDGAILAVQTEVGLEGLAAEDDEGFSADTVVALEQYTSKVLHESQAPHNGKGQQVGDRAFRCGYKGCGRLYTTAHHLKVHERAHTGDRPYRCDFPSCGKAFATGYGLKSHMRTHTGEKPYKCPEELCSKAFKTSGDLQKHVRTHTGERPFRCPFEGCGRSFTTSNIRKVHVRTHTGERPYTCPEPHCGRGFTSATNYKNHVRIHTGEKPYVCTVPGCGKRFTEYSSLYKHHVVHTHCKPYTCSTCGKTYRQTSTLAMHKRSAHGELEATEESEQALYEQQQLEAASAAEESPPPKRPHIAYVSEVKEEGDDLPTQVAMVTEEDGAPQVALITQDGAQQVSLSPEDLQALGSAISMVTQHGSTTLAIPSHDDTLATSGAHTVAMVSADGTQTQPVTIITSGTVVAEDSSVASLHHQQVALLATANGTHIAVQLEAQQTLEEAISVATAAMQRGAATLETAESESSC
- the ZNF76 gene encoding zinc finger protein 76 isoform X4 is translated as MFPAEGYDPSALEAVQLEDGSTAYIHHPVAVPSDGAILAVQTEVGLEGLAAEDDEGFSADTVVALEQYTSKVLHESQAPHNGKGQQVGDRAFRCGYKGCGRLYTTAHHLKVHERAHTGDRPYRCDFPSCGKAFATGYGLKSHMRTHTGEKPYKCPEELCSKAFKTSGDLQKHVRTHTGERPFRCPFEGCGRSFTTSNIRKVHVRTHTGERPYTCPEPHCGRGFTSATNYKNHVRIHTGEKPYVCTVPGCGKRFTEYSSLYKHHVVHTHCKPYTCSTCGKTYRQTSTLAMHKRSAHGELEATEESEQALYEQQQLEAASAAEESPPPKRPHIAYVSEVKEEGDDLPTQVAMVTEEDGAPQVALITQDGAQQVSLSPEDLQALGSAISMVTQHGSTTLAIPSHDDTLATSGAHTVAMVSADGTQTQPVTIITSGTVVAEDSSVASLHHQQVALLATANGTHIAVQLEAQQTLEEAISVATAAMQRGAATLETAESESSC